In Candidatus Saccharimonadales bacterium, the genomic window GGACTGCCGCTGGCAAAACCATTGCTTCGACGTGGCCGTCTGTCTGTTCCTGCTCATCAAAATACTTCAGCCGTGTCGAAGTTTTGCCGCTGAAACTCCGCGTCGGACTTGTCAGGTACAGTCCGGAGCGAGCCCGTGTCAGTGCTACAAACAGAATACGCAGTCGTTCATCGTCAGTTGCTCCGGCATGCCGGATGGGTTGTAAGTTGGCCGGCAGTGTCAGCTTATTACTGTTACCGCGGGCGCCAGCGCCCCAGACATCGTCCAGACAGCCCGGCAGGAAGACGTGAGCATACTCCAGGCCTTTGGCTTTGAAAACCGTCAGTAGCTGCACGGCATCAGCCTGCTGACTATACGGGCTGGTATCGATCATCGGCTGTTCGGCTGCCTCAAACATTGCAATAAAACTCAGAAAGTCTGCCAGCAGGAGTGCGCTGTCGGCACGATCTTGAAAGTCGCTGAGCCGGGCACGCAGCACTGTCAAATGCGATAGCGTCATATAGAATAACTCTGGCTGCAAGCGCTGAACTTCGGCTGACGTGTAATATTCGCGCAGCGGCGACATGACTGACCCCGTCTCGGCGTCTGAACAGTGTACCGGCAGCTCAGTCGAACCAATCAGGTAATCCAGTATTGTCTCGCAGCTTTCAGTCCCGACGCGCGCGCCAGCAGCCAGTAGTACCAGACCGGCCCGTCGCACGCTTGGATCGGTAGAGTCGAGCACTGCTTGGCTCCACGTCAGCTTGGTTTGGCCAATATCCGGATTGTTACGGCTATCGCTCACTTGCCACGATAATCGCCATATAACATCAACAGGGATTTGCCAGAATTCATAACTCAGGACTTGCGGCCATAGAGCGTTCGCGGCGCCCTGATCATTGCCAGTCATTGCAAGCAGCAGCCGGCTCATCGTAACCAGCTGTCGAACCACGGCGGCATCCAGTATATTTTCGCGCTTTTCATAGCGAACTGGAATATCGAGCGCATTCAAATAGGGTACCAGTGGCTCAAGTTGTTTATGTTTTGGAGCTAGAATCGCGATTTCACTCGGTGCAACGCCTTCATCAATAAGTTGTTTGATACGGCCCGCGGTCCAACCACGTTCAGCAATAGCGCTCTGGAATTCGCGCCGTTCAATTGTCGAAGAGGCAATGCTGTTATTTGCGGCTAAGAGCTGCTTGCTCATGCCGTCAAAATCTGTTTGGAGCCGGGCATCTATCTGACTGGCAACTGCACTGGCCACTGACAGAATATCACTATGCGAGCGATAATTTTCTGTTAGGTTGATGACTGTCGTGTTCCGGTACATTTTGTAATAATCGCGCATATTGGAATACTGTGCGCCCTGAAAAGCGTAGATCGCCTGATCGTCGTCGCCCACGGCTAGAATGTTTGGTCGACCCTCGTTAACCGGGTTTTCCGTCAGTAGCTGCACCAGTCGCAGCTGCGCAGCATTAGTGTCCTGAAACTCGTCGAGTAGTACGTACAAGTAGCGTTCTTGCAGGGTATAGCGCAGGTCAAGATTGGTTTCAAGCGCATTGATGCTGCGCAGTATCATGTCGTCAAAATCGTATAATCCTTCGGCGGCCAGTGCCGTCTGATAGCTGTCCAGCACGTCGGCTAGTGCTGTTATGCGCCGGTTTTGCAGCTCGCCGTCGATAATGAAATGATTGTTGCTGTCTTTGGCCAGCCATTTGTTTTTCCATTTTGTGAGCGGTGTTGATTTGCCGGCTGCCTCAGCGTCTTCAAGTGCTGTTTGCAGCTCGCTGACGCAGAGACGGCTGAGCGGTTCATACCGCTGGAGCGCCGGTGTCTGCGGTACGGCCGCTGCCAGCGCAACCAGTGTTTCTTCGAAGAGCGGCCGGGCTTTTGCGAGTGTACCGGGCATCTTGGCTACCTGCTGGTAAATTGGCTGTAACCGCTTGCCTGCCTCAGTAATAAAGCGCAGGTTTTCGATTGCCAGCGCCCGCAAATCGTCACTCGTCAGCAATGCCCGCTTGACTTCACTGATGGTGCTCATCAAATCGCCGGGATGGTGGCGCGTTTGCTTGAGCGGATTCTTGTAGCTCATAGCTTCGACGATGCTCAGTATAATCTGCCGCTTCGCCAGGTCATCAATAGCATTCTGCAAGCGTGTTTCGCTAAAGTATTCCGGATATCGGCTGATAATGTCACTACCAAATGAGTGATAAGTGCCGATGTTGACGTCGTAGGCTGATTTGCCAATAAACCGCGTCAGCCGTTGCCGCATGTTGGCCGCTCCACTTTCGGTAAAGGTCAAGCACAGGATATTTTGGGCGGGTGTGTCAGTCGTGCGCAGAATATTTGCTACTCGTGCACTGAGTAGCTGCGTTTTACCCGTGCCCGGCCCGGCGATAACCAGCAGCGGTCCTTCGATTGTGTCGACGGCTTGCTTCTGCTTGGCGTTGAGTGCCCGGTAGGCTTCTTCAAATGCATTCATCTGTCATTAGTATAGCCGTATTGGGCTCTGACGGCGACTAACGATGCTTTATTTGTTGACACTGGCGACGTATGAAATTTATTTATCGGTCATAGCTTGGCGCTGCGCATGACGGCACACCGTGCAGGCTTCTTCAGCTTCAAAGCTGGTGAGCCATTGCCGTCCGGCTTTCCACCATGGCAAATAATCAGCGAAAGCTATGAGATCGGCAAACTCGCGTAGCACCCAGCCAAGCCGGCCGTACAAACGGATCTTTCCCCATACGACAGCTGCCCACTGCTCGCCGACAGGAATAACGGTAATCGGCTTTTTGATCTTGTAACTTTTCGGGTCTTTACCGTCAGCTTTTCGTTTCAAATTACCAGCAACGTAAATACCGTCGTGCAGGGCCGTCTGCGCCATGCCGCTATATGGTGTGTTGGCGTTGTCTCCAACGACGTATATATTGTCTTCGGCTTGGAGATACATATCGGTGCTAACTTTGCCTCTTGGGGTCATCGCAAAGCCATTGTTTTTGAAAAACGGATGATTTGATACGCCGGCCGTCCAAATGACAGTATGACTTCGGATCGGTTTGCCGCTGACGGACAGCTGATCGGCGGCTAGCGCTTCGACAACTTTGCCGGTATACAGTTTGACGCCGATTTTGCGTAGGCGCTTCGCTACCATTAGTGAAGTGTCCTTCGGCATGCGTGGAAGCAAACGCGGCGCGGCCTCAATCAGGTCGATGTGTGCGGCCTTATGCTTGATGCCATGATTAGCCATAATCTGTTTTAGGTACTCTGGTAATGCTCCCGAGAGTTCGATGCCGGTTGGGCCCGCGCCGACGATGACATAATTTAGATCCGGAGCTCTGTCGTCTTCGATCTGCTTGTGCAAATGCTCTTTGAAACGCTTGATTTCAGTTGGCGATTTAATGCTATACGATAGCTCCTGCATGCCAGGAATGCCAAAGTAATTGGTTACGACGCCGAGTCCTATGACCAAGGCATCGTATTGGACAGTTTGACCGTCCTGCAAGCCTATCGTCCTAGTTTTACGGTCGAGTGTCGTGGCTTCGCCGTGCAGCAAAGTGATTTTCGAGTCATCAAATAAACTTTTGAGCGGAATGATTGAACCTGCAACATTACCGCCGGTTGCCGTACGGTACAGTGATGGATAATACCGGAAATCGGTTTGATCTGACAGCACAGTTATATCGAAACGGCCAGCGTCTTCGGCTAGTTCAAGTGCGGTTTTGATGCCAGCAAAGCCAGCGCCAATAATCAGAACTTTTTGCTTCTTCAGTTTTGTGGTTTGGG contains:
- a CDS encoding ATP-dependent DNA helicase, which gives rise to MNAFEEAYRALNAKQKQAVDTIEGPLLVIAGPGTGKTQLLSARVANILRTTDTPAQNILCLTFTESGAANMRQRLTRFIGKSAYDVNIGTYHSFGSDIISRYPEYFSETRLQNAIDDLAKRQIILSIVEAMSYKNPLKQTRHHPGDLMSTISEVKRALLTSDDLRALAIENLRFITEAGKRLQPIYQQVAKMPGTLAKARPLFEETLVALAAAVPQTPALQRYEPLSRLCVSELQTALEDAEAAGKSTPLTKWKNKWLAKDSNNHFIIDGELQNRRITALADVLDSYQTALAAEGLYDFDDMILRSINALETNLDLRYTLQERYLYVLLDEFQDTNAAQLRLVQLLTENPVNEGRPNILAVGDDDQAIYAFQGAQYSNMRDYYKMYRNTTVINLTENYRSHSDILSVASAVASQIDARLQTDFDGMSKQLLAANNSIASSTIERREFQSAIAERGWTAGRIKQLIDEGVAPSEIAILAPKHKQLEPLVPYLNALDIPVRYEKRENILDAAVVRQLVTMSRLLLAMTGNDQGAANALWPQVLSYEFWQIPVDVIWRLSWQVSDSRNNPDIGQTKLTWSQAVLDSTDPSVRRAGLVLLAAGARVGTESCETILDYLIGSTELPVHCSDAETGSVMSPLREYYTSAEVQRLQPELFYMTLSHLTVLRARLSDFQDRADSALLLADFLSFIAMFEAAEQPMIDTSPYSQQADAVQLLTVFKAKGLEYAHVFLPGCLDDVWGAGARGNSNKLTLPANLQPIRHAGATDDERLRILFVALTRARSGLYLTSPTRSFSGKTSTRLKYFDEQEQTDGHVEAMVLPAAVQRVISDDIEVPPISLLELDWRTTHLGSLQNVSLSSLLSARTDNYQFSPTHLVSFVDIEYAGPQQFFLDEILKFPRVPSPDGQFGTAIHETLEWYQHQVSEHGYRPELTDVLQQFDIRIKAKKLTEQRIALEQERGRLALTEYTQQRGHIYMPEDIAEKNFRNENVFYGDVHMAGRVDRLEIDTVSKTITVVDYKTGKSYKGWKTDLRMHRYHLQLYAYKLLIEGSRTYAGYTVTKGRLEFIESDADGTVNNLELHFKDDEAQRIKQLMNSIWAHVQRLDFPATDAYPPTLAGVLQFEQDLIDGVK
- a CDS encoding FAD-dependent oxidoreductase; translated protein: MTAQTTKLKKQKVLIIGAGFAGIKTALELAEDAGRFDITVLSDQTDFRYYPSLYRTATGGNVAGSIIPLKSLFDDSKITLLHGEATTLDRKTRTIGLQDGQTVQYDALVIGLGVVTNYFGIPGMQELSYSIKSPTEIKRFKEHLHKQIEDDRAPDLNYVIVGAGPTGIELSGALPEYLKQIMANHGIKHKAAHIDLIEAAPRLLPRMPKDTSLMVAKRLRKIGVKLYTGKVVEALAADQLSVSGKPIRSHTVIWTAGVSNHPFFKNNGFAMTPRGKVSTDMYLQAEDNIYVVGDNANTPYSGMAQTALHDGIYVAGNLKRKADGKDPKSYKIKKPITVIPVGEQWAAVVWGKIRLYGRLGWVLREFADLIAFADYLPWWKAGRQWLTSFEAEEACTVCRHAQRQAMTDK